GAAAGCCTGTATTCTCAGAGTTTAAAGTTATATGCAGCAAAATGGCCTTAATTGCATTTCCAAATACAGTTACTAGCTGTAGATAATAGTTACATTTCAGAAACACTTGAGGGTAGTTGTTTATTTgtaggtgtctgtgtgtgtgttgtaacaaGGGATGGAGGATCATCCAAGCTAGTTTGAGTCTGAGTGTGAGAGAAAGAAAGTTCAGGGAACAGTTCATTATGGCTATGATCTGGCGTCTGTGTATGAATCGTCGACCGCATAAACTGCTCTATATCCGAGAAATCTTCGTATGTCTGTGTTTCACTAGTGCACCATAAACTGTCACTCTCGTGTACCTCATATGATGCTTGACATGACCCGTGACTTTGATATACACTGTTCCCAGTCAAGATGAGAAGGCTGTTAGGATCAGTCTGTGTTTCTGTAGTAGTTAGAATAATCTCATCACTGTCATCAGGAGTATCAGCATTTTTGCTGAGGAGGACGTCATGATCTGTCTGGGTTTCAATGCTCGATGAGCGTATGTGGCCCAGAGAAGGTGGTCTTCTTCTTCCACCCACTGTTGTATTACTTACTACCTCCAgcaaatcatcatcatcatcaataaACAACTGTGTAGATCCAAAGGGATCAAGATGCTctggtgtttgtgttgatgtaatAGACATTGATGGTGGAGCAATTCCTGGTTCATCATCACCACATGCACGGTCGAACAAAGATATAGCAAGATTATGGAGTTGTGGGTGTGAGAGGCCAGCTACACGGGGACTCGTCTGTGTGCCAGAAGTACTTTGCTGGGCAGTAATAAACTCTGGTAAATTGACTTGCAATGCTAGGCTTTCAAAAGATCCTTCATCATCATTACAATCTTCGGCACCAATATCAATAAATGTCGCTTCATTTTCACCATTAGTATTGTGTGTTCCAGTAGTAATGCCAGTTTCTGCTGGAGCTTCAGACAGATGGAGTAGTGTACCTCCCTGTAATCGTTTGCTATCTCTGTGACTGAGTCTTGTTTGTGTTTCTGCTGTACGTTTGCGCTTGCTAAGATTCCAAGGCAATGTACAGTTTCCAGCTGATGCCCAACACTTTCCTGGACTAGATTTTCTCCTTGAACGTCTCGGGACTTCTGTTTCTGTCTGGACACCAACATCCACACAAGGACTCCTAGGTGAAATGAGAAATTTAGATTTCATTTAAATAAGCAGGTTAAAGTTTATATAAAAGTAATTACTGGTAAttcaaaaaataataaaattataaagcAGTATTCAATACTCTGTTATTTATAGATTTAATGATTTACCACTAGCCatgacctgtcagccaccacttgCACTCTACAGCCTCACCTTTTGGATCACAGTGTTACAACATTGTCATGCCATCCATTAACCACTAACCAAAATATCAAGTATTTAAACTCTTAACCTCATTTTATGTTTACAATCCTTCTATCAATGTACCTAAAAGACCTTAGACAACCTCAAATCATCTACAGTACACTGGTTTAAATCTTCACTTTCTTTGGAGCATAAAACTTAACAATGCAATTCAGCCAAAATTAATGCAGTTTTAGTATCACCTGATGCAGATAATAATTTGAATCCTAGGCTGTGCCTTTGAGTTGCTGAATGACATGTTGCAGCCTTTATTTATAACATGCATTACAttaaaaataatgtattattaacatgaaataaaaaaaattatataaaatattatagacTATTATTGATTGTTAGAACTGTATGTACAGACTGTATAGTGTATACTCTGTTAAAATAAAGCTTCATTTTTTCATTTGACAGCTTTAAATATCATGCCACCCACAATTCTTTCCCACCGATATATTTCTTCTCTCATGTGATGCAACCCGGAGGCGGGCACTGTCAATTGCCAGGCATCAAGGATGTTTTTTTGGCTCCCACAACAATACTGTGGAGGTGCTGCTGCCATTTAATGGTGGTCAGGATAGAGGCTGATTGACCATCCAGTAGTTAGCAAAGCAAAATTTTTTTATTCGATTTAATATTTTTCacttggagggggaggggggtttgtgAAATCTTATATTCATTCATTTGCATACCATAATAGTGAGCAAGTCTCTTGGCTTTGGCTCAGGTTAAGAGTGGTGAGAGTTTTTCTTGCCCCTGTACATGAGCAGACTATTTGAGGGGGTtactggtgatggtgggtgatcaTGTCGTTAGAGTCTGGTAGGAggaatgtatgtactcacctagctgtgcttgcaggggttcagctttcttcacaactatcaatcaactagtttacagattcttgagcctattgggctctataaaatctacatttgaaactgtgtatggagtgtgcctatgtgtgtgtgtgtgtgtgtgtgtgtgtgtgtaattacctatgtgtatttACCCCAGTGTAGTTacagagagctacgctcgtggtgtcccgtcttcccagcactgtcatataacgcttggaAACTACTGACGTTTTGGCCAGGCTGCTGGACATATGACAAACCACTATACCTTTTCATAGCTGTCGCAGCCAGTTCACTAAGGGCAATAGCCGCTAACAAATGAGTTGGTTGCTGGAGGTGCAGCGGTGTAACTTGACTGAATGTGGAAGAGGCTGAGCAGATGGTGGAAGGAGCTGCACATATAGTTGGCAGCACAGAACTAAACATGGATTGCACAGAGGAAGATGTGTTGATTATCCCAACTACACcaccttcttctcttcctctctcatcAATAGTGTGATACCTACAAAAAAGTAATCCTTAATAATTACCCTTGCAATCTTAAAGTGTTCAGCATGGTCAGAATATTCAGCAACATATTCCGAGATGGAAAAAAAGATGGAGAAAATATTCAACCCATCACATCTCGAGTAAAATATTGTGACACTGTTGTTATAGAGTACCGAAATTCACGAAACACCACTTTCTGGCTGGTTATTCGATAGCTTTCCTGAGCTAATAGCAATGTGCAGAAGGGTCATTACTGCTACGCCACACTCCTGTGACAAGTCTCTGCCCACCACAAGCAAGTACCATTCTAAACAATGTCTTGTCCCCTCTAGGGGGCAGGAAGCATGAAAAGCTTGAAAAAGCATGAATAAAACTCACAGCAACTTAACTGAACAGTTAGGTTGATGTGACAGCTTAGCTGGTATgttgttttgttgttttagattcaccttctcggaacaaaaagttccaagcagcaagggcaatggtgagcccgtcgaACTCATCTGGCATAGTTGTGCTACAAAAGCAGCAGCCATGTAAGCACAATGGATACCTGCAAGGCAGAGGCCATTCAGGACAGAGGACATACTGTCCTGAATGGCCTCTTGATTCCCCTGCTACCATCAAATGGTAGGATTTTTTTCCAtgggtcaaggtaaactccattacatccacatAAACCTATTACTGTATATCCTTTCTTTTCACAcgtgtaaaacccagacaataattgtttaaatcgtcAATTGATGACAACAGCATTTCTGTACCTCTGGACTTGACACAAATTGCGATGCCCAATGGTTAAACTTCTAGTTGGTCAGTAACAATCACTGCAGCAATTTCCAGTAGTCATAACTGATCTGGTCATGCTGCTTTTATCATATCTGATTCCTCCAGTTGTCTCTTCATCTCTTATAAGGTGATGTGTATTCTGTTGCTACTGCCTACTTGCTGTCCATTCTCCTTAAATTTCAATCTTCTTCATGTCTGTAAACCTCCTGGACCAAATGTCTTGTtgaaattcctcacacacttcttgtCATTTTGTTTCTTCCTGTCCCAGCAGAATGAACATATGATCAAATGGTTATAGAACAGCTTTGGCTTGTCCTTTGCCTTTGTGATAAAGTAATTTTCAAACTGCTGCTCTGCTGCCTTCAGGAAtctgatgtactcattcctggctctctctgGTATCTCCCTATTTGTGTATGCACTCAGTTCCCTATACTttttcaagtttttttttatttattttttttgtttacttttatttttCTATTGTCTATAAAACCAGGGCTTGTTTTTTTTCTTCTCATCCATTTAACCTCCTGTGAGGGATGAACTTTTTGTTACTGTATATTTTtatttcatttatatatacaagttttCTTACATCTTTGTAAAGATGcgagcatgcatagcatttcggactgatccttaatcttaattttccctggaatatgatccaccaaatcgtttaacaaccaggtacccattcactgccaaGTGAACAGAGACgtgcagttaaggattggcacctagtcaatcctcacctgccaggatatgaacccaggccaaattgcTCATGAAGCACTTGttgagtgtgttaccactgcaccATGGTGACCCCAATCTGCTGGTCTGTTGCTTCTGAAGATTTATGCATTACAAATTACAATAACTGACTTCTCTTTAATTTAATTT
The Procambarus clarkii isolate CNS0578487 chromosome 60, FALCON_Pclarkii_2.0, whole genome shotgun sequence genome window above contains:
- the Asciz gene encoding uncharacterized protein Asciz; this translates as MAASEVVQHVTPDEESLSSISVNIRCPQGCPRTFANSSALRLHLNQVHRQESVSSVASKPGVSVWYHCPVESCIYHNNFGAKGRHFPNLKYLKQHFLKVHAARLHTCDCGQAFSTVALLARHQRACGVKLLCSCGNSFSSVETLQTHVRRSGHTFHHSTVQALRARKTLQTEPALTIQSPLQGGSSQEVWTHHIPLKYHTIDERGREEGGVVGIINTSSSVQSMFSSVLPTICAAPSTICSASSTFSQVTPLHLQQPTHLLAAIALSELAATAMKRSPCVDVGVQTETEVPRRSRRKSSPGKCWASAGNCTLPWNLSKRKRTAETQTRLSHRDSKRLQGGTLLHLSEAPAETGITTGTHNTNGENEATFIDIGAEDCNDDEGSFESLALQVNLPEFITAQQSTSGTQTSPRVAGLSHPQLHNLAISLFDRACGDDEPGIAPPSMSITSTQTPEHLDPFGSTQLFIDDDDDLLEVVSNTTVGGRRRPPSLGHIRSSSIETQTDHDVLLSKNADTPDDSDEIILTTTETQTDPNSLLILTGNSVYQSHGSCQASYEVHESDSLWCTSETQTYEDFSDIEQFMRSTIHTQTPDHSHNELFPELSFSHTQTQTSLDDPPSLVTTHTQTPTNKQLPSSVSEM